A DNA window from Camelina sativa cultivar DH55 chromosome 17, Cs, whole genome shotgun sequence contains the following coding sequences:
- the LOC104758797 gene encoding uncharacterized protein LOC104758797, which produces MKQSQIFKLPGLHKYDIYVACMITLTFKLRYVDFLIFYVRKSVVLGFLKIVIRVSGYSLAPFAVCMQFSGFLSVFFVLGFLKIVIRVSGYSLAPFAVCMQFSEFLSVFCKCSRVTI; this is translated from the exons ATGAAGCAGTCCCAAATCTTTAAACTGCCTGGGTTGCACAAGTATGACATCTATGTAGCATGCATGATCACGCTTACATTTAAATTGAGGTATGTGGATTTCTTGATATTCTACGTCCGAAAATCAG TTGTTCTCGGGTTTCTGAAGATCGTCATAAGAGTTTCAGGTTATTCTTTAGCTCCCTTTGCGGTTTGCATGCAGTTCTCGGGGTTTTTGTCTGTTTTCT TTGTTCTCGGGTTTCTGAAGATTGTCATAAGAGTTTCAGGTTATTCTTTAGCTCCCTTCGCAGTTTGCATGCAGTTCTCagagtttttgtctgttttctGTAAGTGTAGCCGTGTTACCATCTAG
- the LOC104758798 gene encoding dirigent protein 20 yields the protein MAKLIFFLAVQILLLVVVSSAGDGDDFARTMDRKLLGLHRKEKLTHFKVYWHDLLSGPNPTSIMIQPPVTNTSYFGAISMIDNALTAKVPMNSTVLGQAQGFYAGAAQKELGFLMAMNFAFKTGKYNGSTITILGRNTAMSEVREMPIVGGSGLFRFARGYVEARTKWINLKNGDATVEYSCYVLHY from the coding sequence ATGGCTAAGCTCATTTTCTTTCTCGCCGTCCAAATCCTCCTCCTCGTCGTCGTTTCTTCCGCCGGAGACGGTGACGACTTCGCTAGAACCATGGACCGTAAACTTCTCGGTCTCCATAGAAAAGAGAAGCTTACCCATTTCAAAGTCTATTGGCATGACCTCTTAAGCGGTCCAAACCCAACTTCCATCATGATCCAGCCACCGGTAACAAACACTTCCTACTTCGGAGCCATCTCTATGATCGACAACGCTTTGACGGCGAAAGTTCCGATGAACTCCACGGTGTTGGGCCAGGCCCAAGGGTTTTACGCCGGAGCGGCCCAAAAGGAGTTGGGATTTCTGATGGCGATGAACTTTGCTTTCAAGACAGGGAAATATAACGGGAGCACGATCACGATCCTTGGTCGGAACACGGCGATGTCGGAGGTTAGAGAGATGCCAATCGTCGGAGGAAGTGGGCTTTTCCGATTTGCTAGAGGCTATGTTGAGGCTAGGACAAAGTGGATTAATCTCAAGAACGGAGATGCTACTGTAGAATATAGTTGTTACGTGTTGCATTATTGA